Proteins from a genomic interval of Zingiber officinale cultivar Zhangliang chromosome 2A, Zo_v1.1, whole genome shotgun sequence:
- the LOC122040505 gene encoding histone H4, giving the protein MSGRGKGGKGLGKGGAKRHRKVLRDNIQGITKPAIRRLARRGGVKRISGLIYEETRGVLKIFLENVIRDAVTYTEHARRKTVTAMDVVYALKRQGRTLYGFGG; this is encoded by the coding sequence ATGTCTGGACGAGGAAAGGGCGGCAAGGGTTTGGGCAAGGGCGGTGCGAAGCGGCACCGCAAGGTCCTCCGAGACAACATCCAGGGCATCACCAAGCCGGCTATCCGGCGCCTCGCGAGGAGGGGCGGGGTGAAGCGCATCAGCGGCCTCATCTATGAGGAGACCCGCGGCGTACTGAAGATCTTCCTCGAGAACGTCATCCGCGACGCCGTGACCTACACCGAGCACGCCAGGAGGAAGACCGTCACCGCCATGGACGTCGTCTACGCCCTCAAGAGGCAGGGAAGGACTCTCTATGGCTTCGGGGGCTAG